The following is a genomic window from Geobacillus subterraneus.
TCATAAGATTGTTTCCGCTCGTCCGTAATCGTAATGCCGGAAATGCCCATGTCGATTTCTTTGCTTTGCAGCGAAGCGAACAGCGGATCCCAGCCGATGTTTTTTAATTCATAATCCAAGCCGGCTTCTTTCATGACCGCATCGAGAAGGTCAACGTCAAAACCAACGATTTTCCCTTTTTCCATATACTCGAACGGGGCAAATGCCGCGTCCGTTCCGACGGTGATTTTTTGCTTCGCTTCTTTTTCAGCGCCTGACGGAGAGCTTGTTTCTGTCGACTTGCCACAAGCGGCGAGCGCCATAAACAACGCAGCAACGACCGCTACGATCAAACCTTTCTTCATTCTATAAAATCCCCCTTTGGAATCATTGTCGATGAACGATTATCATACTATCAATATTTTTGTGATTATGCAATAGGTTTTATAAAAATAATTGTTTGAACATTTTGGTACTGCCGTATAAATGGGGAAAAGGCGAATTTTTCAATGTTTTTCGCCACATTAACTGAAGGACATATGGATAATATCATTTCATATGCATTTTTATAAAATAATGTTTTATGTAAAAAAGATATAAACGATGGATTTTCAATTTACAGAATATTATACCAGGAAGAGAGAAGTATTGGCAAAGGTTTTATCAACCCGTTTATTGTAGCGATATGGAAAAAAATAAATACTATTGTGTAAATACTATCAATTTCGTTATGATGAAAGTGGTGACAAGACAGCAAAGGAAGGAGAGGTCATATGGTTTTATTTTCCGTCATTGTGTATTTAGTCGGCATGCTCTGGATCGGTTATTGGGCGTATAAACGGACGGCGAACTTGTCTGATTATATGCTCGGCGGCCGGACGCTCGGACCGGCAGTCACCGCGCTTAGCGCTGGGGCTTCCGATATGAGCGGCTGGCTGTTGATGGGGCTGCCGGGGGCGATGTATCTTGATGGGGTGAGCGCCGCATGGATCGTTATCGGCTTGACGCTGGGCGCTTACGCGAACTGGTTGTATGTCGCACCGCGGCTGCGCGTTTACACCGAAGTAGCGGACGACTCGATTACGATTCCGGAATTTTTGGAAAACCGTTTCGGCGATGCGACGAAACTGTTGCGGATGGTATCCGGGATGGTTATTATGATCTTTTTTACGTTTTACGTTTCATCCGGCCTTGTTTCGGGCGGTGTGTTGTTTGAAAATTCGTTTGGTGTCAGCTATCATACGGGGCTATGGATTGTCGGCGGCGTCGTCGTTGCCTATACATTGTTCGGCGGCTTTTTGGCCGTCAGCTGGACGGACTTTGTACAAGGGACGATCATGTTTATCGCCCTCATTCTTGTCCCGGTCGTGACGTTGTTCCATACAGGTGGTCCAGCTAATACAATGGAGACGATTCGCGCTATTGATCCGGCTTTGTTAGATTTATGGAAAGGGACAAGTTTTCTCGGCATTATTTCGTTGTTTGCCTGGGGGCTTGGCTATTTTGGCCAACCGCACATTATCGTCCGCTTTATGGCGATTAAGTCGGTGAAAGAAATGAAAAGCGCCCGCCGCATCGGCATGGGCTGGATGATTTTCTCAGTCGTCGGGGCGATGTTGACGGGATTGTTTGGAATCGCTTACTTTTTTGAGCGCGGCATGAAACTCGATGATCCGGAAACGGTGTTTATCCAGCTTGGGGAAATTTTGTTCCACCCAGTCATCACCGGATTTTTGCTGGCGGCGATTTTGGCGGCGATCATGAGCACGATTTCCTCACAGCTGCTCGTTACGTCAAGCTCGCTGACCGAAGATTTGTATAAGGTGCTGTTCCGCCGCTCGGCTTCAGATCAGGAGCTTGTTTTTGTCGGACGCCTGTCGGTGCTCCTTGTCGCCGTTGTCGCGACCGCGCTAGCCTACACGAAAAACGACACGATTTTAAACTTGGTTGGCTATGCGTGGGCCGGATTCGGTGCGTCATTTGGCCCGGTCATTTTGCTTAGCCTGTTTTGGCGGCGGATGACGAAATGGGGAGCGCTTGCCGGCATGGTTGCCGGGGCGGCAACCGTCATCTTATGGACGCAGTCAGACTACTTAAAAGGGCTGCTGTATGAAATGATCCCGGGATTTGCCGCGAGCTTGCTCGCCATTGTCGTTGTAAGCTTGCTGACGAAAGCGCCGGAAGGGAAAGTGGCCGAGCAGTTTGACCGATTTAAACAGTCGCTGTCATAAACAAGACAAACAGGGTGTCCCTTGTCGCGGGGACACCCTGTTGTCAAAAGGGGCCTTTCCTGATGTCTCAGCCTAAGTACAGGCGTTGTCGCGGCGTCATGTCGTCCGATCCCGGTCCGAGTGCGAGCGTCTGTCGCGGCGTCAGGC
Proteins encoded in this region:
- the putP gene encoding sodium/proline symporter PutP, with amino-acid sequence MVLFSVIVYLVGMLWIGYWAYKRTANLSDYMLGGRTLGPAVTALSAGASDMSGWLLMGLPGAMYLDGVSAAWIVIGLTLGAYANWLYVAPRLRVYTEVADDSITIPEFLENRFGDATKLLRMVSGMVIMIFFTFYVSSGLVSGGVLFENSFGVSYHTGLWIVGGVVVAYTLFGGFLAVSWTDFVQGTIMFIALILVPVVTLFHTGGPANTMETIRAIDPALLDLWKGTSFLGIISLFAWGLGYFGQPHIIVRFMAIKSVKEMKSARRIGMGWMIFSVVGAMLTGLFGIAYFFERGMKLDDPETVFIQLGEILFHPVITGFLLAAILAAIMSTISSQLLVTSSSLTEDLYKVLFRRSASDQELVFVGRLSVLLVAVVATALAYTKNDTILNLVGYAWAGFGASFGPVILLSLFWRRMTKWGALAGMVAGAATVILWTQSDYLKGLLYEMIPGFAASLLAIVVVSLLTKAPEGKVAEQFDRFKQSLS